Genomic segment of Streptomyces sp. NBC_01210:
TGACGACGAAGTACACCTCGTCCTGGCGATGGGGCAGCTGCGGGTCGAGCTCGCCTGCGTCCAGTGCGTACAGGCCGACCGACATGTTCCGTTCGCGCAGGAACTGCAGATACGCACCGTCATTGGCGGCGCGCTCCGCCTCCAACTCGTCCAGTCGGAATGCCTTCATCGTCCGTCCGCCCCTGCCTTGGTCCGATCACGTCTGCCACGATCAGACACATGAAGAATTTTGTAGTCAAGACGATCGCCAACGCGGCAGCCCTGCTGGTCGCGATATGGCTGCTGCAGGACATCACCCTGACCGGTGACAGCACCGGCAGGAAGGCATGGGCGCTGGTTCTGGTGGCCCTGCTCTTCGGGCTGGTCAATTTCCTTGTCAAGCCGGTGGTGAAGCTGCTCACGTTGCCGCTGTTCATCCTCACGCTGGGGCTGATCACGCTGGTGATCAATGCCCTGATGCTGCTGCTGACCTCATGGCTGGCCGACCAGTTCGATCTGAACTTCCATGTCGAGGGCTTCTGGACGGCCGTGCTCGGCGGCCTGATCATCTCCGTCGTTTCATGGGCGATGAATGTCGCCCTGCCCGACAAGGACTGAGTACCGCGTGAATTCTGCGTATCGCATCTGCTTTGTCTGCACCGGCAACATCTGCCGCTCGCCCATGGCCGAGTCCGTCTTCCGCGCGCGAGTGGCGGACGCCGGACTCGACGGGGTGGTGGAGGTGGACAGCGCCGGCACGGATGGCTGGCACGAGGGCGACGGTGCCGACCGGCGCACCGTCGCCGTGCTGGAGGCAGGCGGCTACGAGTCCAGGCACAGCGCGCGCCAGTTCCGCGCCGCCTGGTTCCCGCTCCTCGATCTGGTGATCGCGCTGGACGAGGGGCATCTGCGGGAGCTTCGGCGGCTCGCGCCGACAGCCACGGACGCCGCGAAGGTACGTCTGCTGCGGGCGTACGATCCATCGGCCGTCGCGGATCTGGATGTTCCCGATCCGTACTACGGCGGCATGGACGGCTTCGAGGAGTGCCTGAACATGGTGGAGGCGGCGAGCGAGGGCCTGCTCGACGCGGTACGCACGGCTGTCGAGGAGCGAGCTGCATGAGCGCGGGACATAAGACCTTCCCACTGAGGACAGGGGATGGCACCAAGGCGGTACGGGCGGGGCTGCCCGAGCCGGTGAAGTACGAACCGACCCTGCCGGGTCCGGTCTTCGCGGCCCACTTCCATCTACCGGGCGAAGCCACCGGGCCGTACACCTACGGCCGTGACACCAACCCGACCTGGACGTATCTCGAGCGGGCGATCGGCGAGCTGGAGGCACCGGGGGAGTCCGTCGAGACCGTGGCCTTCGCCTCGGGCATGGCAGCGGTCTCGGCCGTGCTTTTCTCGCAGCTCAAGGCCGGTGACGCAGTGGTGCTGCCGGTCGACGGCTATCAGGCACTGCCGCTGGTGCGCGAGCGGCTCGAAGCGTACGGCGTCGAGGTGCGCACCGCGCCGACCGGCGACGACGCGCAGCTGTCCGTCCTGGACGGCGCCCGGCTGCTGTGGATCGAGACACCGTCCAATCCGGGGCTCGATGTGTGCGATGTGCGGCGGCTCGCGGAGGCGGCGCACACCGCCGGCGCTCTGGTCGCGGTCGACAACACCCTGGCGACGCCGCTCGGCCAGCGCCCGCTGGAGCTGGGCGCCGACTTCTCGGTGGCCAGCGACACCAAGGGCATGACAGGCCACGGCGACATCCTGCTCGGCCATGTGACCTGCCGTGATACGGAGCTGGCCGCGGGTGTACGGCAGTGGCGCAAGGTCGTGGGAGCGATCCCGGGCCCGATGGAAGCGTGGCTCGCGCACCGCTCGCTGGCCACGCTGCAGCTGCGGATCGAGCGGCAGTGCGCGAACGCGCTGGCGCTCGCGGAGGCGCTGAGCGGGCGTGGCGAGGTGACCGGTCTGCGCTATCCGGGCCTGGCGACGGACCCTTCGCACAAGACAGCCTCGCTGCAGATGCGGCGCTTCGGCTGTGTGGTCTCGTTCGTCCTGCCGGACCGCGGCCACGCGGAACGGTTCATGGACAGTCTGCGGCTGGTGGACGACGCGACGAGCTTCGGCGGCGTGCGCTCCACCGCGGAACGGCGCGGACGCTGGGGCGGCGACGCCGTGCCGGATGGCTTCATCCGCTTCTCGGCGGGCGCAGAGGACGCCGAGGACCTGGTGGCAGATGTGCTGCGGGCGCTGGACGAGGCGGCGGACTCGACTCCGTAGGCCGGGGCCGTAGCCCGGGGCCGGGGGCGTACGCCGGTGTACGTCGGCGCGCTGAGAGGCTGTACGTACAACGGGCGGCCCGAGCCTCCCCCCTCATGGCTCGGACCGCCCTCGGTTCCACGCGTCAAGAACCGCGTGACCAAGGCTAGTTGACTCTGTGTCAGTGTCCAATCACAGTAGCGACAGCGACCTATCGACTTATTTATAGTTGGCCGGGTTCGCAGGCATTGCCCGGTGGGCGCAGTCAGGCTGCATCGTCGGGCGCGTATCGTCGGGTCGGGAGGGCATGGCATGGATCTGGCCCTGTTACGCACATTCGTCACGGTGCACCGGGCCGGCTCATTCACCCGCGCCGCGGCGCTGCTCGGCCTCTCCCAGCCCGCGGTGACCGGCCAGATCCGCACGTTGGAGCGGCAGCTCGGCCGCCCGCTGTTCCTGCGCCAGGCGCGCGGAGTGACTCCCACGACCATCGGCGACGAGCTCGCGCACCGGGCCGCACCGCATCTGGACGCCTTGGTGGAGATCGCCGAGACCGGGCTCGACGAGGAGGCGGGCGTACGGACCCTGCATCTCGCCGGTCTTCCGGAGTTCACCTCGCTGCGCGCCCTGCCCGCCCTCACCCCGCTGATCTCCCGGGGACTGGCGCTGCGCGCCTCGTTCGGGAACTCCGAAGAAACACTGGAGGGGCTGGCCGCCGGACACCACGATCTGGCCATCACCACGGCCCGTCCGCGCGGCGGGCTGCTCACCGCGACTCCGCTCTGCGACGAGGAGCACGTACTCGTCGCCTCGCCGCGCTGGGCGGCGCGGCTGGGGCCCGGCGTCCTGCGCAAGGGGCATGTGGTGCTCGAGCAGCTTCCGGTCGTGGAGGTGCACGAGTCCCTGCCGCTGGTCTCGCGCTACTGGTCCGCCGTCTTCGACTCCCGGCCGGCCGCCGCGGGCGCCGTCATCGCGCCCGATCTGCGGGCGGTCCTGGAGGCCGCGGCCTCGGGCGCCGGGCTCGCCGTGCTGCCGCGCTATCTGTGCGAGGACGCCTTGCAGCGCGGCCGGGTGGTGGCGCTGCTCGACCCACCGGTGCCCCCGCTGCGTACGTACTTTCTGGTCGTACGCACCGGCACACTCGCCCTTCCGCACATCGCGCGGGCGCACGAGTGGCTGCTGCGCGCGGCCGTCGACTGGTGACCGCAGGGCGGACAGAAGTTTCAGAACGGGTGGGGTGGGCCACTCTCTTGCCATGACCGAACGACCTGTGGTCAAGCGCACCGCACGCGCCATCCTGCTGGACGGCAGCGACCTCGTCCTGATCAAGCGCACCAAACCCGGAGTGGATCCTTACTGGCTCACGCCCGGTGGCGGGGTCGAGCCCGAGGACGCCACCGTCGTCGACGCGCTCCACCGGGAGGTGGACGAAGAGCTCGGCGCCAAGATCACCGATGTGGTGCCCTGCTTCGTCGACACTGTCGAACACATCGCGGACGGCGGTGTGACGGGGGTGAAGGTGCAGCACTTCTTCGTCTGCCGACTGGAGTCCATGGACCCGGCGCGGCGGCACGGCCCGGAGATCGACGAGCCCTGCGGGGAGTACGAGATCGTACGGGTGCCGTTCAGCCGGGTCGGCATCGCGGCCGTGCATCTCGTACCGCTGTCACTGCGGCACTACCTGGACGGCAATATCGAGGGCGTACGCGCGATGCACGCACCCGACCTGGGCTAGTACGCCACCCAGCACGCCGCTAGTCGCCCGCCGCCACGAGTTCTTCGAGGGAGTCGTGGCGGATCCGGTCGGACGGGATGCCGATGCCGCGCAGCGCGTTGACACTGCTGCGGATCATTCCGGGCGGTCCGGAGAGATAGGCGTCGTACTCGTACCACGGGCCGTACTCCCGTACGGCGTCCGGGAACTGCGACCGGCCGTCGACCACCGGGCGGACCGAGAGCCAGGGGTGCGTCTGCTGGAGCCGCAGCATCGTGTCGATGTCGTAGAGGTCGAAATCGGTGCGCGCTCCGTAGAAGACCTGTACCGGACGCCGCTCGCCGTGCTCGGCGACATCCTCGACCAGCGCCTTGATGGGGGCGATACCGGTACCGCCGCCCAGACAGAGCAGACCGTTGTCGGTGGTGTGGTCGACGGTCATCGAGCCGGCAGGCGGCCCGAGGCGCAGGATGTCCCCGGGGCGGGCGTGGTGGACGAGGGCGTTGGAGACCCAGCCGGCCGGGACCGCCTTGACATGGAACGAGAGCAGACCGTCGGAGCGGGGCGCTCCGGCGAAGGAGTAGTGCCGCCAGATCCGCGGCCACCAGGGTGTTTCCACGCTTGTGTACTGGCCGGCCAGGAAGGCGTACGGCTGGTCGGGGCGAACGGTGATGATCGCGATGTCAGGAGTTCTGAGGTCGTGCGACACCACCTCGCCGTGCCACCAGGCGGGAGCGTGCCGCTCGTTCTCGGAGGCCGCGTCGATCATGATCTGGGAGATCGTGATGTACGTACGGACCCAGGCGGCCTCGGTCTCCTCGTCCCAGGTCGTCGTGGCGTACCGGGTCAGCGCGCCGATCAGCGCTTCTCCGACGGCTGGGTAGTGCGCGGCCTGGGTGCCGTACTTGCGGTGGCCGCGGCCCAGGTGCTGGAGGTAGTCGGTGAGCACGGCCGCATTGTCCATGTGATCGGCGGCGGTGAGCAGGGCCTTGAGGAGCCGGTCACGCTGAGAGTCCATGGCGGCGGGGAAGAGGCCACGCAGCTCGGGATGGCGGACGAAGAGCAGGGCGTAGAAGTACGAGGTGACCTTGTCGGCGACGGGCGCGATCTCCGCCATGGTGCGGCGGATGAGAATGGCGTCGGGGGAAGCGGGGTCCGCGGGGGCGGCGGGTGGTGGTTCATGAGGGGTGGGGGCCTCGTGGCGGCCGGGGGCCTCATGGACTGTGTGGGCCTCTTGGGCCTCGTAGGCGTTGCCGAGCGGGGGGCGCTCGTCCGGGGCGCGCTCGATCGGGTCGTGCTCGATCGGGAGGTCGTCGACGGGGACCTCGTCGAGAGCAGTCTCATCGAGCGGGGCGTCGGCCACGGGGGCGGCGGCAGCGGCCACATGGGCTGCCTGAGTATCAGCCGCGGGCGACGGGGCGGTACGGGACGGACCGGAGCCCACCGGGCGTATGGAGGCGACAGAGCGCCGCGGGGCGACTATTCGCTCCTGCCCGCCATCACCCGCAGACGCCCCCTCACCGGGGGCGGGAGTGGGGGCGGCCCGGCCCTGGGCCGGCTGCTTACGAGGGGTGAACCATCCGCCTCCGCCGCTGTCACCTGCAGTGCCGTTGTCGGCCGACGTGGTGGTCGGAGCGTCCATTGTCTGCCTCGCCTCGAACATCTTTCGGTCGGTCCACGCACTTCCGCTGGTCCGGAACGTGCCTCAAATCCCCGTTGCCTCAAGACTGCTGCCGGCCCACACTAACCTCGGCCACGCGCCGATTAGGGAGAAGTAAGCCCGGAATGTGACATTGACCGCAGCGCCCGTCGTCGCAGCATGCCAGGCGGCGGGACCGCATTGGACAAAGAGCGGAAAGTCCGGGCATCCGAACCCGCTTTCCCGTTAGGCTCCAATGCCCCCATGTCCATGTGCCGGGTCTCCCGGACCCCCGGAGCTGCTGAACTATCTGCGAAATCGCACCAGTTCATAGGCCTCGCGCAGATCGCCCCCCATATAGGTGTGTGTAGCCAGACCCGACAGATGGTGGTCGGCATTCACCGCCACCGTTGTGGGCACCGACGCGAAGATCTCCGCGTCGGACATGGAATCACCGTATGCAACACATGCGTCCAGACCAACCCCGAAGTCTGCACAAAGCCGATCAGCGATCTTCACTTTCGCGCCCGCGTTGAGAATGCCCGCGGGGTCCACGGGCCGGGTGAAGGGCAGCTCGGGAAAGAGTGAGCCGTGCGCCGCATGAGCTCCCCAGCCCAGCAGCCGCTCCACGAAGAAGGAGGGCGAGAGTGAAATGACGGCGCAGTAGTCGCCGCCTTTACGGATCTCCCGCCACACCTCCTGGATACCGTCGAGCCAGGGCGCCGTCTCAAAAGCGGCCGCCACATGCGCCTCGGTGAGATCGGCCCACAGAGCGTGCACACGCACCGCATACTCCGGCGGGCCGATCCTGCGGGCGATGATGTCCCGCTCCAGCTCGCCGATCTCTTCCAGCAGCCCCAGCTGCCGGGATATCTCCACGGGCGCCGCCGATCCGCGGATCAGTGTGCCGTCGAGATCGAATATGTGCAGCCTGCGTGTTCTCTCCATGTACGCCGAGGCTAGTACTCGCGATTACTCCCGCCGTCAGACGCAACGGTCCGGCCCACCCGGCACCGTGTTTCACGTGAAACCACTCAGGCACCCCACTCGCCGGGCCCTCCTCGTCGTCCATGTAGCCGCATCCGCCGGCTGGCTCGGGCTCACGCTCGGTCTGCTCGCGCTTGCTGTCACCGCCGCCACCACCGAGTCGGGGCCGATGATCGAGGCCACGTGCCGCTCGATGAAGGTCTTCACGGACTGGCTGGTGATTCCGGTCGCGATGCTGACCCTGATCAGTGGTCTGCTGCTGTCGCTCCGCACCAAATGGGGCCTTGCCAGACACCGCTGGGTCTATACGAAGTTCTGGCTGACTCTCGTCACCATCACCGCATCACTCTTCGCTCTGCGCCCTGGGGTCAACAACGCGGTCGACGCCATCTCGTCCGGCACTCCCTTGGCCGAGCCGCTCGACCTGGTGGTGGGCCCGGCCGTCTCCCTGACCACATATGTCTTCATGACCGTCATCTCCGTCCTCAAGCCGTGGGGTCTCACGCGGCGCGGCCGGCGGTCGCGCGTCTCGGCCACTTCACCGAAAGCACTGGACGAACGATCACCGCGTCAGAGAGCCTGACCTCTATGTCGACACCGCTCTCCGAGCTGCCCATTCGCCGTCTGACCACGGATGACCTCATTTCCTGCGCCGATCTGTCCGAGGACCGCGGCTGGCCTCGCGAGGAGCACAAATGGGGCCTGCTGTTGACGGCAGGGACGGGGTACGGCATCGACGACCCGGCGGGCAAAGGACTGATGACCGCCTGCGTACTGACTTCGTACGGCCCTGGGCTCGCCGCGATCGGGATGGTGCTCGTCGCCGAACGGTTCGCCCGCCAGGGCGTCGGACGGCGCCTGATGAAGCATGTGCTCGAGGTGACCGGGGAGACCCCGGTCACCCTGCACGCCACCGCGAACGGACAGCCGCTCTACGAGGAGCTGGGCTTCATGAACACTGGCCGCGCCGAAATGGTCCGCGGCCGCTTCCATGCCTCGGGCCCGGCCGCCGAAGTGTTCACCCGCCCGGCGACCGCCGAGGACCTCCCGGCCGTCCTGCGCCTCG
This window contains:
- a CDS encoding HAD family hydrolase — protein: MERTRRLHIFDLDGTLIRGSAAPVEISRQLGLLEEIGELERDIIARRIGPPEYAVRVHALWADLTEAHVAAAFETAPWLDGIQEVWREIRKGGDYCAVISLSPSFFVERLLGWGAHAAHGSLFPELPFTRPVDPAGILNAGAKVKIADRLCADFGVGLDACVAYGDSMSDAEIFASVPTTVAVNADHHLSGLATHTYMGGDLREAYELVRFRR
- a CDS encoding globin domain-containing protein — its product is MDAPTTTSADNGTAGDSGGGGWFTPRKQPAQGRAAPTPAPGEGASAGDGGQERIVAPRRSVASIRPVGSGPSRTAPSPAADTQAAHVAAAAAPVADAPLDETALDEVPVDDLPIEHDPIERAPDERPPLGNAYEAQEAHTVHEAPGRHEAPTPHEPPPAAPADPASPDAILIRRTMAEIAPVADKVTSYFYALLFVRHPELRGLFPAAMDSQRDRLLKALLTAADHMDNAAVLTDYLQHLGRGHRKYGTQAAHYPAVGEALIGALTRYATTTWDEETEAAWVRTYITISQIMIDAASENERHAPAWWHGEVVSHDLRTPDIAIITVRPDQPYAFLAGQYTSVETPWWPRIWRHYSFAGAPRSDGLLSFHVKAVPAGWVSNALVHHARPGDILRLGPPAGSMTVDHTTDNGLLCLGGGTGIAPIKALVEDVAEHGERRPVQVFYGARTDFDLYDIDTMLRLQQTHPWLSVRPVVDGRSQFPDAVREYGPWYEYDAYLSGPPGMIRSSVNALRGIGIPSDRIRHDSLEELVAAGD
- a CDS encoding GNAT family N-acetyltransferase, giving the protein MSTPLSELPIRRLTTDDLISCADLSEDRGWPREEHKWGLLLTAGTGYGIDDPAGKGLMTACVLTSYGPGLAAIGMVLVAERFARQGVGRRLMKHVLEVTGETPVTLHATANGQPLYEELGFMNTGRAEMVRGRFHASGPAAEVFTRPATAEDLPAVLRLDTEVFGLDRTHMITRLPAFADQLRVAEEDGVLTGYAAAWPNMETQVVGPLIARDTETAQSLIASLAAGTDRPLRTDIDVRHEELLTWVKEHGLEPIAFNAVMTYGIPGLPGDWTRRFAPLTVAAG
- a CDS encoding NUDIX hydrolase, which translates into the protein MTERPVVKRTARAILLDGSDLVLIKRTKPGVDPYWLTPGGGVEPEDATVVDALHREVDEELGAKITDVVPCFVDTVEHIADGGVTGVKVQHFFVCRLESMDPARRHGPEIDEPCGEYEIVRVPFSRVGIAAVHLVPLSLRHYLDGNIEGVRAMHAPDLG
- a CDS encoding cystathionine gamma-lyase, whose protein sequence is MSAGHKTFPLRTGDGTKAVRAGLPEPVKYEPTLPGPVFAAHFHLPGEATGPYTYGRDTNPTWTYLERAIGELEAPGESVETVAFASGMAAVSAVLFSQLKAGDAVVLPVDGYQALPLVRERLEAYGVEVRTAPTGDDAQLSVLDGARLLWIETPSNPGLDVCDVRRLAEAAHTAGALVAVDNTLATPLGQRPLELGADFSVASDTKGMTGHGDILLGHVTCRDTELAAGVRQWRKVVGAIPGPMEAWLAHRSLATLQLRIERQCANALALAEALSGRGEVTGLRYPGLATDPSHKTASLQMRRFGCVVSFVLPDRGHAERFMDSLRLVDDATSFGGVRSTAERRGRWGGDAVPDGFIRFSAGAEDAEDLVADVLRALDEAADSTP
- a CDS encoding cupin domain-containing protein, with amino-acid sequence MKAFRLDELEAERAANDGAYLQFLRERNMSVGLYALDAGELDPQLPHRQDEVYFVVSGRAAITVGMETTQVGRGSVVYVPAGVAHKFHHITEDLRVMVVFSPPES
- a CDS encoding LysR family transcriptional regulator: MDLALLRTFVTVHRAGSFTRAAALLGLSQPAVTGQIRTLERQLGRPLFLRQARGVTPTTIGDELAHRAAPHLDALVEIAETGLDEEAGVRTLHLAGLPEFTSLRALPALTPLISRGLALRASFGNSEETLEGLAAGHHDLAITTARPRGGLLTATPLCDEEHVLVASPRWAARLGPGVLRKGHVVLEQLPVVEVHESLPLVSRYWSAVFDSRPAAAGAVIAPDLRAVLEAAASGAGLAVLPRYLCEDALQRGRVVALLDPPVPPLRTYFLVVRTGTLALPHIARAHEWLLRAAVDW
- a CDS encoding low molecular weight protein-tyrosine-phosphatase, coding for MSPCPTRTEYRVNSAYRICFVCTGNICRSPMAESVFRARVADAGLDGVVEVDSAGTDGWHEGDGADRRTVAVLEAGGYESRHSARQFRAAWFPLLDLVIALDEGHLRELRRLAPTATDAAKVRLLRAYDPSAVADLDVPDPYYGGMDGFEECLNMVEAASEGLLDAVRTAVEERAA
- a CDS encoding DUF2269 domain-containing protein: MKPLRHPTRRALLVVHVAASAGWLGLTLGLLALAVTAATTESGPMIEATCRSMKVFTDWLVIPVAMLTLISGLLLSLRTKWGLARHRWVYTKFWLTLVTITASLFALRPGVNNAVDAISSGTPLAEPLDLVVGPAVSLTTYVFMTVISVLKPWGLTRRGRRSRVSATSPKALDERSPRQRA
- a CDS encoding phage holin family protein, translated to MKNFVVKTIANAAALLVAIWLLQDITLTGDSTGRKAWALVLVALLFGLVNFLVKPVVKLLTLPLFILTLGLITLVINALMLLLTSWLADQFDLNFHVEGFWTAVLGGLIISVVSWAMNVALPDKD